A stretch of the Myxococcus guangdongensis genome encodes the following:
- a CDS encoding HEAT repeat domain-containing protein: MTATTSSAVGASPLFLSAEDRAQVDAVEQLARGGPDNLARLVAGLDTPSWAVRRAVVAALARLGTQAVPPLCEVLRSRRDSEARLAAAVEALVASTGAVEESLEVLADNPIAAIVCDAAQVLGRRRSRRSVPLLARLTVHPDDNVAVAAIEALGRIGGGAAVDALLAALGSGNFFRIFPAIDVLGRCGDPTVVPALLGLLADPFYSLEAARALGRTGQDAAVPALVGLLRRGNDSLVRVVAVALVDIHEAQVQRFGGARAVQAALRSGGDLSVLGRRLAQAISNADSAERASLARLLGWVGGQDAAMGLLRLLDAPDPTVARAAAAALAELGSDADDQILQALRDGDSARRRVLLPLVGRRVASVPEVLVCLEDRDASVRAMAADTLSRIGDPSAVGALFERLVDDDPRVVQAATGAIQSLGSDSTEALALQAARSPDARLRRAALRIISYFGYPRGLEVLLSAMRDSDERLRDAAIYGLPFIEDPRAVDALLTAATHESERTRAAAMRALGQTQKEARITSLLLGGLNDRDPWVRYYACQSLGKLNEEAAADAIVALADDDAGQVRVAVVDALAHMHTESAMTALRRAAASADADVRRAALLGLGVARRQDALPVLLEAASSEDAATRLVALSAVAEYEAPETLPALLRAASDRDDSVRSAAVGFLATRPGIPSTQALVSLLGDLTVRERVVSALALPMEGRLPGLLAALDVADEVTAPLLVAALARMRRADARAGLLQALETASPAGRRAAVPAVGALGTVEARDALERASLRDDDEEVRRACLVALGR; encoded by the coding sequence ATGACGGCGACGACGTCTTCGGCGGTGGGCGCCTCGCCCCTGTTCCTCTCCGCGGAGGACCGGGCGCAGGTGGACGCGGTGGAGCAGCTGGCGCGCGGCGGCCCGGACAACCTGGCGCGGCTGGTGGCCGGGCTGGACACGCCGAGCTGGGCGGTGCGCCGCGCGGTCGTCGCGGCCCTGGCCCGGCTGGGCACCCAGGCGGTGCCGCCCCTGTGCGAGGTGCTCAGGAGCCGCCGCGACAGCGAGGCGCGGCTGGCCGCGGCGGTGGAGGCGCTGGTGGCCTCCACGGGCGCGGTGGAGGAGTCGCTCGAGGTGCTGGCGGACAACCCCATCGCGGCCATCGTCTGTGACGCCGCGCAGGTGCTGGGCCGCAGGCGCAGCCGGCGCTCGGTGCCGCTGCTCGCCCGGCTCACCGTGCACCCGGACGACAACGTCGCGGTGGCGGCCATCGAGGCGCTGGGCCGCATCGGCGGCGGCGCGGCGGTGGACGCGCTCCTGGCGGCGCTGGGCAGCGGCAACTTCTTCCGCATCTTCCCCGCCATCGACGTGCTGGGGCGCTGCGGCGACCCGACGGTGGTGCCCGCGCTGCTGGGCCTGCTCGCGGACCCCTTCTATTCGCTGGAGGCCGCGCGTGCCCTGGGGCGCACGGGCCAGGACGCCGCGGTGCCCGCGCTGGTGGGGCTCTTGCGCCGGGGCAACGACAGCCTGGTGCGCGTGGTGGCGGTGGCGCTGGTGGACATCCACGAGGCGCAGGTGCAGCGCTTCGGCGGCGCGCGCGCGGTGCAGGCGGCGCTGCGCTCCGGCGGGGACTTGTCCGTGCTGGGCCGCAGGCTGGCGCAGGCCATCAGCAACGCGGACTCGGCGGAGCGGGCCTCGCTGGCGCGGCTGCTCGGCTGGGTGGGCGGGCAGGACGCGGCGATGGGGCTCCTGCGCCTGTTGGACGCGCCGGACCCGACGGTGGCGCGCGCGGCGGCGGCGGCCCTGGCGGAGCTGGGCTCGGACGCGGACGACCAGATCCTGCAGGCGCTGCGCGACGGGGACAGCGCCCGGCGCCGGGTGCTCTTGCCGCTGGTGGGGCGCCGCGTGGCGTCCGTGCCGGAGGTGCTGGTGTGCCTGGAGGACCGGGACGCGTCGGTGCGCGCCATGGCGGCGGACACGCTGTCGCGCATCGGCGACCCGTCCGCGGTGGGCGCGCTCTTCGAGCGCCTGGTGGACGACGACCCGCGCGTGGTGCAGGCGGCCACGGGCGCCATCCAGTCGCTGGGCAGCGACAGCACGGAGGCGCTGGCGCTGCAGGCGGCGCGCTCCCCGGACGCGCGGCTGCGCCGGGCGGCGCTGCGCATCATCTCCTACTTCGGCTATCCCCGAGGCCTGGAGGTGCTGCTGTCGGCCATGCGCGACTCGGACGAGCGGCTGCGCGACGCGGCCATCTACGGCCTGCCCTTCATCGAGGATCCGCGCGCGGTGGACGCGCTGCTGACGGCGGCCACACACGAGTCGGAGCGCACGCGCGCGGCGGCCATGCGCGCCTTGGGACAGACGCAGAAGGAGGCCCGCATCACCAGCCTGCTGCTGGGCGGCCTCAATGACCGCGACCCGTGGGTGCGCTACTACGCGTGCCAGTCGCTGGGGAAGCTCAACGAGGAAGCCGCCGCGGACGCCATCGTCGCGCTGGCGGACGACGACGCGGGCCAGGTGCGCGTGGCGGTGGTGGACGCGCTGGCCCACATGCACACGGAGAGCGCCATGACGGCGCTCCGGCGCGCGGCGGCCAGCGCGGACGCGGACGTGCGGCGCGCGGCGCTGCTGGGCCTGGGCGTGGCGCGCCGTCAGGACGCGCTGCCGGTGCTCCTGGAGGCCGCCTCCTCCGAGGACGCGGCCACGCGGCTGGTGGCCCTGTCCGCGGTGGCCGAGTACGAGGCCCCGGAGACCTTGCCCGCGCTCCTGCGCGCCGCCAGTGACAGGGACGACAGCGTGCGCAGCGCGGCGGTGGGCTTCCTCGCCACGCGGCCGGGCATCCCGTCCACCCAGGCGCTGGTGTCGCTCTTGGGGGATTTGACGGTGCGCGAGCGGGTGGTGAGCGCGCTGGCCCTGCCCATGGAGGGGCGGCTGCCGGGGCTGCTCGCCGCGCTGGACGTGGCGGACGAGGTGACGGCGCCCCTGCTGGTGGCGGCGCTGGCGCGCATGCGCCGGGCGGACGCGCGCGCGGGCCTGCTCCAGGCGCTGGAGACGGCCAGCCCCGCCGGACGCCGCGCGGCGGTGCCCGCCGTGGGGGCGCTGGGCACGGTGGAGGCCCGCGACGCGCTGGAGCGCGCCTCCCTCCGCGACGACGACGAGGAAGTGCGGCGCGCCTGCCTCGTGGCACTGGGGCGGTGA
- a CDS encoding CheR family methyltransferase has product MPSLPMSPQVFAILAALIEQRAGLHYSPEDRELMADKVSDRALEAGFDSLLDYYYFLRYDPAGSEALDALVDSLLVHETYFFREAQPLLVLVEDVLVPQVRQGRKPRVWCAACSTGEEPLTLAMMLADRGVLSGVEIVASDLSPRALERARSGDHNLRSLRALPPGVEGRWLERGVEGRVRVKPELVDAVQWKRINLVDEAAVARLGAFDAILCRNVLIYFQDDTARRVVASLASVLKPRGQLLVGTSESLMRFGTALSCEERRGVFFYNKADA; this is encoded by the coding sequence ATGCCCTCGTTGCCGATGTCTCCCCAGGTGTTCGCCATCCTCGCGGCGCTCATCGAGCAGCGAGCCGGGCTGCACTACTCGCCCGAGGACCGAGAGTTGATGGCGGACAAGGTGTCGGACCGCGCGCTGGAGGCGGGGTTCGACTCGCTGCTCGATTACTACTACTTCCTGCGCTACGACCCGGCGGGCTCCGAGGCGCTGGACGCGTTGGTGGACTCGCTGCTGGTCCACGAGACGTACTTCTTCCGCGAGGCGCAGCCCCTGCTGGTGCTCGTGGAGGACGTGCTGGTGCCCCAGGTGCGTCAGGGGCGCAAGCCCCGCGTCTGGTGCGCGGCGTGCTCCACCGGCGAGGAGCCCCTGACGCTGGCGATGATGCTGGCGGACCGGGGCGTGCTGTCCGGTGTGGAAATCGTCGCCAGCGACTTGAGCCCGCGGGCCCTGGAGCGCGCGCGCTCGGGGGACCACAACCTGCGCTCGCTGCGCGCCCTGCCACCGGGCGTGGAGGGCCGCTGGCTGGAGCGAGGCGTGGAGGGGCGCGTGCGGGTGAAGCCCGAGCTGGTGGACGCGGTGCAGTGGAAGCGCATCAACCTGGTGGACGAGGCCGCCGTGGCGCGGCTGGGCGCCTTCGACGCCATCCTCTGCCGCAACGTGCTCATCTACTTCCAGGACGACACGGCGCGCCGGGTGGTGGCGTCGCTGGCGAGCGTGCTCAAGCCCCGTGGCCAGCTGCTGGTGGGCACTTCCGAGTCGCTCATGCGCTTCGGCACCGCGCTCTCCTGCGAGGAGCGCCGGGGCGTCTTCTTCTACAACAAGGCGGACGCATGA
- the cheB gene encoding chemotaxis-specific protein-glutamate methyltransferase CheB, whose protein sequence is MMTPAPIRVLVVDDSAFARKVLKQVLSGATDIQVVDTARDGLDALEKVAELSPDVLTLDLVMPNLDGLGVLRALSSMEHAPRVVVVSSAGEESELAVSALQSGAVELVHKPTALATDRLYELGAELVEKVRIAARAARRPVASPGHPLSSASPDALASARQLVVVGTSTGGPQALTKLLSELPADFPAPMALALHIPPGYTEAVARRLDALCPLEVREAEDGMELFPGRVVLARAGQHLKLERHGALSLVRLDRHPLRMPHHPSVDVLFQSAARVWGKDAVGVVLTGMGEDGRDGARAIREAGGVVLTESESSCVVYGMPRAVDEAGLTTASAPLNGMVQLLRSHLR, encoded by the coding sequence ATGATGACCCCAGCCCCCATCCGCGTGCTGGTGGTCGACGACTCGGCCTTCGCGCGCAAGGTGCTCAAGCAGGTGCTGTCGGGCGCCACGGACATCCAGGTGGTGGACACCGCCCGGGACGGCCTGGACGCGCTGGAGAAGGTGGCGGAGCTGTCGCCGGACGTGCTCACCCTGGACCTGGTGATGCCCAACCTGGACGGGCTGGGCGTGCTGCGCGCCCTGTCCTCCATGGAGCACGCGCCGCGCGTCGTCGTGGTCAGCAGCGCGGGCGAGGAGAGCGAGCTGGCGGTGTCCGCCCTCCAGAGCGGCGCGGTGGAGCTGGTGCACAAGCCCACCGCGCTGGCCACGGACCGGCTCTACGAGCTGGGCGCGGAGCTGGTGGAGAAGGTGCGAATCGCGGCCCGCGCCGCGCGGCGCCCCGTGGCCTCGCCCGGCCACCCCCTGTCCTCCGCGTCCCCGGACGCACTCGCGTCCGCCCGGCAGCTGGTGGTGGTGGGCACCTCCACCGGTGGCCCGCAGGCCCTGACGAAGCTGCTGTCGGAGCTGCCCGCGGACTTCCCCGCGCCCATGGCGCTCGCGCTGCACATCCCCCCCGGCTACACGGAGGCGGTGGCGCGGCGGCTGGACGCGCTGTGTCCGCTGGAGGTGCGCGAGGCGGAGGACGGCATGGAGCTGTTCCCCGGGCGCGTCGTGCTCGCCCGCGCCGGCCAGCACCTCAAACTGGAGCGCCACGGCGCGCTCAGCCTGGTGCGCCTGGACCGTCACCCCCTGCGCATGCCCCACCACCCCTCCGTGGACGTGCTCTTCCAGAGCGCCGCCCGCGTCTGGGGCAAGGACGCGGTGGGCGTGGTGCTCACCGGCATGGGGGAGGACGGCCGCGACGGCGCGCGCGCCATCCGCGAGGCGGGCGGCGTGGTGCTCACCGAGTCGGAGAGCTCCTGCGTCGTCTACGGCATGCCTCGCGCCGTCGACGAGGCGGGTTTGACCACCGCGAGCGCGCCCCTGAACGGCATGGTGCAACTCTTGCGCTCCCACTTGCGCTGA